A genomic stretch from uncultured Pseudodesulfovibrio sp. includes:
- a CDS encoding FapA family protein, with translation MADNKAPQENPDARFRFAMSEDGMKLGVNRYFPPNGGKKPSVDILRKQVLDAGVQLPLDESAAQRIIDAIETGNDFKGIALVRGIPATEPKDASLMALGNLEFPVFPGDRFIRFREAQKAENGQTIDGRILTPKGNFAPQDISVEPGENVKWDPVTESYVAEVWGMARVKDNVVSVSPIPSISNDEVFVTGNIHHQDFKGNPITPARIDKELRDLGVVIDVDMDMLDAKLAQAKDLGIPLQNQVLVKGVHPVPGRDGWLEYLVTTREITGTEDESGRLDFRNRGTYPMVNPGQIIGRVHQPTPGEGGIDIYGKTIPAHEGKELRIHLGENVILQDDKVTFQSKAKGVVVMEKNTLSVTECLIISGNVDLNSGNVKVEHGSIKVLGSIQAGFSVSAPKHVIVEGSIESATVYAGGQVEVKGGILMPDGGSIVCEGDVIANFITNANIKAGGDIHVANEILNSKIQAAGRLYATSGKGVVNGGTILTHKGMEINETGSELGVSTVIGVHLEQQEDDELRSERDKIILAIKKIDEALGSEPPQIILSRTPKEKRPAVAEVLKHRATLAKRRKTINERITELALAQQQELNGIDIQIRRLAHPGTTIRFGKKAKQIAKRMEACTFYFSLKDRDIAIK, from the coding sequence ATGGCAGACAACAAAGCACCTCAAGAAAACCCGGATGCGCGGTTTCGCTTTGCCATGTCAGAAGACGGCATGAAACTCGGCGTCAACCGCTATTTCCCGCCCAACGGCGGGAAAAAACCCAGTGTGGACATTCTCCGAAAACAGGTGCTCGACGCCGGAGTCCAACTCCCTCTCGACGAGAGTGCGGCCCAACGCATTATTGACGCCATAGAAACAGGAAACGACTTCAAAGGCATCGCGCTTGTACGAGGTATCCCCGCGACAGAGCCCAAGGATGCCTCTCTCATGGCCCTTGGGAACCTTGAATTTCCCGTTTTTCCCGGCGATCGGTTCATTCGATTCCGTGAAGCACAAAAAGCTGAAAACGGCCAGACCATAGACGGCCGGATTCTCACACCCAAGGGTAATTTCGCACCTCAAGACATCTCTGTGGAGCCCGGCGAGAACGTAAAATGGGACCCCGTCACTGAATCCTATGTCGCTGAGGTGTGGGGCATGGCTCGAGTCAAGGACAACGTTGTATCCGTGTCCCCTATCCCTTCAATTTCAAACGACGAAGTTTTCGTTACCGGCAACATTCACCATCAGGATTTCAAGGGGAACCCCATCACCCCCGCGCGCATCGACAAGGAACTGCGCGACCTTGGCGTTGTCATTGATGTGGACATGGACATGCTGGACGCAAAGCTCGCTCAGGCCAAAGATCTTGGCATCCCCCTGCAGAATCAGGTGCTCGTCAAGGGAGTTCACCCGGTGCCGGGACGAGATGGCTGGCTGGAGTATCTTGTAACCACCCGTGAAATTACTGGCACGGAAGACGAATCCGGCAGACTGGATTTTCGCAACCGGGGAACCTATCCCATGGTCAACCCGGGACAGATCATCGGCAGAGTCCACCAGCCCACCCCAGGTGAAGGCGGCATCGACATTTACGGCAAAACCATCCCCGCGCACGAAGGGAAGGAACTACGAATTCACCTTGGCGAAAACGTCATTCTCCAAGACGACAAGGTGACGTTCCAATCCAAGGCCAAAGGTGTCGTCGTCATGGAAAAGAACACACTTTCTGTGACCGAATGCCTGATTATCTCCGGCAATGTGGACCTGAACTCCGGCAACGTAAAAGTGGAACATGGGTCGATCAAGGTCCTTGGTTCAATCCAGGCCGGTTTTTCCGTCTCGGCACCCAAGCATGTCATAGTGGAAGGCTCCATTGAAAGCGCCACAGTATATGCAGGCGGACAGGTGGAAGTGAAAGGAGGCATCCTCATGCCGGACGGCGGCAGCATTGTCTGTGAAGGGGACGTCATCGCCAACTTTATAACAAATGCCAATATCAAGGCCGGCGGCGATATCCATGTTGCCAACGAGATCCTGAATTCAAAGATCCAGGCAGCCGGAAGACTCTACGCCACTTCAGGCAAAGGCGTTGTCAACGGCGGCACCATCCTGACCCACAAGGGTATGGAGATCAACGAAACCGGCTCGGAGCTCGGAGTGAGCACTGTGATCGGCGTGCATCTTGAACAGCAGGAAGACGACGAACTGCGCTCGGAGAGAGACAAGATCATCCTGGCTATCAAAAAAATTGATGAAGCTTTGGGGTCCGAACCGCCACAGATCATCCTCTCTCGCACTCCCAAGGAAAAACGCCCTGCCGTGGCCGAAGTTCTCAAACATCGGGCTACCCTTGCCAAACGACGCAAGACCATCAACGAACGGATTACGGAACTGGCACTGGCCCAGCAGCAGGAACTGAACGGCATCGACATCCAGATCAGACGACTGGCTCACCCCGGAACCACCATCCGATTCGGGAAAAAGGCCAAACAGATAGCCAAGCGCATGGAGGCATGCACTTTCTATTTCAGTTTGAAAGACCGCGACATCGCCATCAAGTAA
- a CDS encoding BPL-N domain-containing protein — translation MSSIHIYWDESHFWGLLVTRALSAWGIQHRLVRGHEIADGALSGKLGDAPKVLIVPGGRAKGKADCLTVRGMDAICDFVHSGGTYIGFCGGTGLALSGLYGLGLSPWTRKGYKNRLHHFLSGHVQATLSTKESLVPDGMDKALLPVWWPGRFDPIDDSVTVLARYGKPGPDFWVADINLSTLPKGTMADWENLYGINLNPDFMEGLPCVTANDFGQGKVILSYAHLETPASPHANRWLQHLLGEALGERFDNGPVPAWDVAARPTAWDDDILRNARKDMEQIITTGTEHFLLFWRNPWLLGWRRGIPGAGINSLYSLICESLATRPDDETLAFWTANRDRFKVLMDLLVNGLTGYLLAERLSMTVFHSDPQAVSKEGLREQRRALFGMPPEPGGIHADIVTLLEELYWRLSRQQKS, via the coding sequence ATGTCAAGTATACATATATATTGGGACGAATCCCATTTCTGGGGACTTTTGGTCACGCGAGCATTGTCCGCGTGGGGTATCCAGCATCGCCTTGTGCGCGGCCATGAAATAGCTGATGGAGCGCTCTCTGGCAAGCTCGGAGACGCCCCCAAGGTGCTCATCGTGCCCGGTGGACGCGCCAAGGGCAAAGCGGACTGCCTGACCGTTCGCGGCATGGACGCCATCTGTGATTTCGTCCACAGTGGCGGCACGTATATCGGATTCTGCGGCGGCACAGGACTGGCCTTGAGCGGCCTTTACGGTCTGGGGCTATCCCCCTGGACTCGCAAAGGCTATAAAAACCGCCTGCACCATTTCCTTTCCGGGCATGTTCAAGCCACTCTCTCTACTAAAGAGTCACTGGTCCCCGACGGTATGGACAAGGCGCTTCTGCCTGTCTGGTGGCCCGGCAGATTCGACCCCATTGACGACTCCGTAACCGTGCTGGCCCGATACGGCAAACCCGGCCCTGATTTCTGGGTGGCTGACATCAATCTTTCCACCCTGCCCAAGGGGACCATGGCCGACTGGGAAAACCTCTACGGCATCAATCTGAACCCGGACTTCATGGAAGGCCTGCCCTGCGTCACAGCCAATGATTTTGGACAGGGCAAAGTGATTCTGAGCTACGCCCACCTTGAGACACCGGCATCACCACATGCCAATCGCTGGCTTCAGCATCTTCTGGGAGAAGCTCTGGGCGAACGGTTCGACAATGGCCCTGTCCCGGCATGGGACGTGGCTGCGCGCCCGACAGCGTGGGATGACGACATTCTGCGGAATGCCCGCAAAGACATGGAACAGATCATCACCACCGGCACCGAACATTTTCTGCTGTTCTGGCGCAACCCATGGCTGCTCGGCTGGCGGCGAGGCATTCCGGGTGCCGGCATCAACTCACTATATTCACTCATCTGCGAATCACTGGCAACCAGACCGGATGACGAAACTCTCGCCTTCTGGACAGCAAACCGTGATCGATTCAAGGTGCTCATGGATCTGTTGGTCAACGGCCTGACTGGATACCTGCTGGCCGAACGGCTTTCCATGACCGTATTCCACTCCGACCCGCAAGCCGTTTCCAAAGAAGGGCTTCGCGAACAACGCCGTGCCCTGTTCGGTATGCCACCAGAGCCCGGCGGCATCCACGCCGACATTGTGACGCTCCTTGAAGAGCTTTATTGGCGCCTTTCTCGACAGCAAAAATCGTAA